GTGATTtttgaaactcttttttttttaaacaatcagttttatttatatattattcaacatctttttcttcttcttacttcttcttcttattattattattgcaacttaatattatgattatgatgtttTTCTAGTCCTGGTGGTCTTGGGGAGACATAGAGAACACAGATCTCTGGTATAAGTGCATCTATGAAAACGCCACAGAAACCTGGTTATGTGCTTCTGCCAGCGAGAGCGGTGGGTCATTTACACTCATAAACAGATGGATTATTATAATCCCTGAATTTTATTATGACAGTTCAACGAGAACTGGTGCGTTCACAAAACTTCTATtgcttatttgcaaaaaaaataaaaaagactattATTCCTTAATTTCATGATTGTGATTTCAAAATATCAATTAAAGATTCTTCCAATTATTTATATGTATCAGCTTTAATATACATGCCAGATTAACAAAAGCAGTCAAAAGTTTTAATCACAGAGGTAAGAATTCGAAATGTATCAATTCAATTACAATCTGCAACGAAGTGAAAAAAATGAGATTAGGATTAGGGATAAAATAAAGTCTTCAGAATCATTCATACATGTGAAAATCTTATTAGAATTGAACAAATAGTTGTAATCTGGCTCTGATGCAGACAGGAATCATGTCTTTAAGGCAGTTTTTCTGCTGATAAAGTGACAATAGAAAACGACTTCACCTTACAAAtggttttaaatacaaaaatgctatgaaatgcatcatattttttttcagaaagtctAATGTGTTTAGCAAAACAGGCATAAGAACTATTTTTCAGAAATCTGCACCCAAAATGAGTATACAAAACAAGTATTGgatttctttcagacaaatatgaTGCAGAGCAGAGTTATCAAACTATAACCATTTGTTAAAAGTAAGTAActctttgtatttgtgtgtgattttCTCTCAGAATGGCTGCAGTCAGTCCAGGCTCTCATGATCTTATCTGTGGTGCTCTCTTCCATCTCCTTCATGGTGTTCCTCGGACAGCTCTTCACTATGTCCAAAGGAGGACTTTACTATTTCACTGGCCTATGTCAAATATTTGCAGGTATATAAACTATAATCTTGTATTTATTTGGCTATGTAGGTAGTAGACAGAAAATGCGTAGCATAATCTCACTCCCTATCTAATATCATATGTGCTTCCCCCTTGTGGTCACTTTTTATCCTCACCCCATTCGCTCCATTCACTCTCACAGGTGCTGCAGCGTGTGTGGCTGTTCTTATCTACACCTTTCAAAGGAGAGAAATTCTTCAAGATGCTCGTGAACTGGAAATGGGTCATTTCGGCTACTGTTACATTCTAGCGTGGGTGTGCGTGCCCCTTTTACTCGTCAGCGGAGCACTTTATGTGCATCTGCGCAAACGGGCCTGACTTTCTGCTTAACCCCTGTACTTTAGTAGTTTAGTCTGCTATGAGATTATGCAGTATATGCTTATGGCTGTTTTTAGGCAAGCCAGTTTATGATATGgcttattgttatttattattatcataacagtTTTTTAGGACCCAACTCCCAGCACCTGCTTTGCTGCTTTTGTGGAGTTGCAACAAAACTTGCTGTATTTTCCCATAGTGGGGAAACTGTTGTTCTAAGTTTGATGCTAACAGTCAGGTGGGATTTTGATGCAAAATGCttgttaaaagaaaaaatgaaaatttgctgaaaatgtactcacctccAGGATATCCAAGGCATACCTgaattcatcagaacagatttggagaaatgtagcattgcatcactggttcacttgaatgggtgccgtcagaatgaaagtccaaacagctgataaaaacatcacagtaatccactccactccagtccatcttttaatgtcttgtgaagcaaaaagttgtgaaacaaatccatcataagACATTTTGTAATCTGGTGCTtatggctaaaatatgagtcctctatccataaagTTGCACAGATCATgcaccgtttacaagccaaaacagctcttaacaaatatgtgggtggattttgatatgAGAGGACATCAGGGGATGGACTATTTCACTGGAAGGAGTGTTATTATGGAAGGatattttgtccagaagtgaTATTTTTGAAAGTAAAAACCACACAAATGAGGtcataagtggacctcagacaacaaaatcaaataataaaaaagccagTTTATGACCCCTTTACAATTAAAACACCCcaaagatggatttgtttcttgtaGACAAGCAACCTTTCGccattatcagctgtttggactctcattctgacggcacccattcactgcagaggatccattgttgagcaagtgattaaatgctacatttccccaaatctgttgaGATGAAGAAAactaattttcagcaaattttcatttctgggtgaactgttactttatgcttaaaaaaaatggaGTGTAAAAGAAACTCCCAAAACTGGAAACTTTAAACCTGTCCTTTTTTCCAATATCAAAAACGTGCACGTGtcattctattattttttttttatgtatgcaaacactataaataaaatgttataaaaagatGCAAACCGTAGTTATGATATTTTAGTTTAGAGTAAAAGTCTCTGAGAAAAATATTTCAGTGCAACaatgaataaatagaaaaacatgGTTGCAGCTCAAGTAGGATAAACAAGTGTCCACTAGGAGCAGAGTCAAGATGCCTTTTAAGTGGTTTACATAGTAATGAGATTGAATCAGTAAAAATAGTTGTTACTTGCTAACAATCTGAACagctaatttaaaatacttatatatttaaTTCAAACTGCTCTAATAAATTTGTATCATTGACATCGTGGTTGACTTATTAGCATGACAACATCCCATTGTACCATACATTCTCTGCTTTTAAAAGCACTGTTGATTCTGTCTACGCACACAATAAACATCGGCATGACAGATATACTGGGTGATTAAAGAAGGAATGTGTGCATTAAACAGTTGCATGAAATTCCAGTTGCTTGTACATGCAGATCCCAAAAGTGAGCAAAGGTGAGCTCAGCATATTTTCTGCAATGGATTAAAACACTCCTACACACAGGTAGCTCTTCTGCACTTGTCTGAGCATCTAGTATATTCATCACAATCTCATGTCCACGCAAATCGAGCTGTTTGACATGAAACGAGACCACTAGGCAGGTGTTGAGTTCCAGTCTTGGCCCCCTTTTGACTAAAGCTGGGAGGGAAGGAAGGTCTCATTCTCTGCTCCCCGGAGAAGACTGGCTCGGCTGGTAAAACCAGTCACGATAGCGAGGCCGGCGACAGAGATGTGTTTACTAAAGACACAATAAGGCCAGAGATCTAATATCAGCCTTATAATGCGAGATGAAGTGGGCTGAGGGAGACCAGAAGACGTTTTTGGGGATGGTTTGCTGATGATTTGCTGACTCAAGAAGCGGATTTGGGCGAAAGCTAAACATGGGCAGATTGCAGTGATGACTAGTTGCTCACATTGGCTGGTGACGGGGAGTAATTTAACACCAGACAGAGAGAGGCCATTTAGAAAGGGAGGAGATAGCAGAGATATGTCAGAACTTGACGCAAAGAGTCAATGGACTGAGGGTGTGTGAGTGAGACCGACGGCCACAGACGGGTAAGTCTCAACTTTTTGTGAAGTATTaccataaaataaatagataaaaatagatTTTGACATCAAATAAGTATGTATAAACCACAGTtttaaaaagagcatttattacttaagtgtgaactgagtGTAAAGTTCTCGGACACtatgttatttgcaattaaatgaagatgcataatgttttaaatgttttatataaattcaaACTATTATACATCTT
The genomic region above belongs to Carassius gibelio isolate Cgi1373 ecotype wild population from Czech Republic chromosome A11, carGib1.2-hapl.c, whole genome shotgun sequence and contains:
- the emp3a gene encoding epithelial membrane protein 3; its protein translation is MCGEEGRRPAEDTENNTELQTKVSRRSVGTSTQGSTKMAFLLMFVTVLHLVTLAMLFIATMEKSWWSWGDIENTDLWYKCIYENATETWLCASASESEWLQSVQALMILSVVLSSISFMVFLGQLFTMSKGGLYYFTGLCQIFAGAAACVAVLIYTFQRREILQDARELEMGHFGYCYILAWVCVPLLLVSGALYVHLRKRA